tgttgtgattttcattttcttaaagttgaaagaaattctgttttgattccacgagatattatttgccattatttgtgtaattaaatggtgacctactacttgattcatttcccttgtcattttattttattatattataaaatattttaccatgccaatttttattttccagtagggccttacctgacctcgtcactactctactgaggttaggtttggcacttactaggtaccgttgtggcgtactcatactacgcttctgcacattattttgtgcagatccagatacttctTACCAGCCACGACTTCAGTGAGTTACCTATGCACGGagattttgaggtatatctgccagcgtccgtagactacggagtccccttctatcattattatgttgcttccttatttttctttagaccttgatatatatggagacattgaggataaattcttaaaagcttgtgacttatttctactaggttttgggagttgtaattatttaaagtttcaaatttctatttttattctgcattgataggcttacctagtcttagagattaggtgacatcacgacatGCTACTGAGGGAATTTGgagtcgtgaaaagttggtatcagagctctaggttcataggtgttatgagtcacaagcaggttaaTTTAGTagggtcttgcggatcggtacggagacgtctgtacttatcttcgagagactatggAACTGTTaagaaatattcacttctttgattccttatcgtgcgtatttgttgacttcaaaattttaaaccattgtctttatattctctcacaaatggcgaggacacgcacaactgagtccgatgatcagacactcgcgccccctgttggagccacaagaggccggggtcgggacagaggccgaggaagatcatgtggtgcagccagagtacCTGCACGAACTgttgcaccagagccaccagtagctccagttggagaacaggcacctgagacgcctgttactactcctgcgcTTTAGAAGACTCTTGCCcaatttttgagcatgtttggcactctagctcaggcaaggttgattccacttgctcctgctaCATCTCAGGGTTGACAACgtgttattaaataatataaattgagagtaaaaacaAGAGAATTAGAAAAGGAACTTAAAAGAGATCATATATCTTCTTCTTCGTCGTGTGTTACAAATAGGTCACAAGAGACTCTAAtgacagaaaaagaaaaacttattATTGTTATATAATAAGATTTATCCATAAATCTAGTAAATGGAGGACATCTGATCTTAAAAAGGTCCTAGATAGGAAGTGCACTGCACAACCACAAATGTAGCTCCCTAACAACTTTATACAACATGATACAAATAAAACGTAGTAAATAAATCTACTTTCTCAACAAATCAAAGAAGAACGAAGTTTGGGAAGATGAGCAAGAATTGGCAGCTCAAATTTCGATGGAGTCCACAAGTAGGGCATTGATGTGAGGTTTCAAGACTTTCTCCGGATGAGTGTATCCATCTAGATTGTGTATATAAGTAACCTCAACAATACGGGCAAGATTGAGAATACGAGATAAAAATTCCGTAGCGACAGGAGTGGGCCTAAGAAGTCCTTCATTAAGATCCTTCCATGCTGCCTCAGCCATTTCTTGAAATTTAGTCATTGCCTCTTTTGTTGTTATGCCATAATCTCTCATGCAGCACTCAATGCCTGTTGCAATTTGTCCCCTACTTTGTCCCCTACTTTTCTCAACCTGTGGATAGATTAGGGGTTAGCTTTTATATTGCCGCAATTGTTGTCGCAATACTTTATTTGTCCAAATCACATGTAATTATAAAAGTTTGTGAGATTCAACTCATACTTCGTATGTGGCTGTGTCATCAATAACTCGGCATATTATCACACTAGCTTCAAGAATTTTAGGATTCTTTGACAACCACTCAAAATCTTGCTCCGTAACAGACTTCATGCCCAAATACGATGTTGTCGCAAGGTAGTAATATGTAGTAGTTGCTAGTGCATTGCTTAGGTATTCAGAAACAGGTGGCATATATCCTTCAATAAACCATGTTGACTCGACATTATAATTTCTTACTACTTCTTTCATCTGTgaatacaaaatatatatgttCAAGTGTTAGATAATTTTGATTGAATTGTGTCAAGTTTCTGATCACTAAAAGACGTACAGAAGGTAAAACAAAGCGAAAAATGGATTaaggaaaaatatattttgataATTAAGTTTCTCAAACATACTCTTTCTATTGCATGGCAGACAATATGAGATCTTCCAGCACTAGACAATTCCTTTTCATAATCTTTGTAAAGATCTAGAATAGCTTTATAACTGATTTTCATGTAATCAGGAAGCCGATCAATTTCGTTGATATCCCATCTGCATGATGAAGTAATTAAGGTGAACTCATGCATTTTGAAAGAGCACAACTATAATGAGTAGAAGTTCATCTTAATCTTTTCACGACGACATTCACTATCGAGGAATATCTGAATAAGTGAATTGATGACGTTCATACCTTTGTATGGCATCTGTGAATGCCTCAAGTTCTTTAACTGTACCGTAAGCATCAAAGGTGTCATCGACAATCGAAATCATCGATATTGTCTTAACGAGCATGACACGTGCTTGAGAGTATTGAGGCTCAAAATAAACTCCTAATGCCCAAAAGTAGCATTCAACTACTCGATCTCTAGCATATGGAAGTGTTGTTACAAAATCCAAATCTTTCCACCACCTGCAGCATAAGAAATTAACATGAGTACTTGAGATATGATGAATCAAAAAGGGTTCATCGTTTTTATATATCGCACCTTGATACTTGAGCAAGTTCTTGTTTGTGCAACATCTGGAGCAAGTTGAAATCCAATTTGGCAAATCGAAGTAACACATTATTCTTCGATTGTTCCTTGTCATAGATTGATGAGATGAAGAATCGGGTCTCGACTCTAGGAACACCCTTGTGCAAACATTGCTCAAGGGCATGTGTCACTTGCTCCCTAAGTGGAGATTTCAAATGTGGAGCTGCAGATTCAAGATGGATAGTGGAGAAAGCAAGTGCGTCTTCTAAGATATCGTCAGCATGAGTCCTTACATGTGAAGCTTCATACAAGTTCAATAATCCTAAGACATCACTAGCAAGAGACTCCTTGAATTTGCCATTTTCATCTTGGAATTTGCTGAAAATTTCTGGTATTTCAAGAAAGAAAGCTCAAGATTAATTAACCCTCTTGCAATAAATGGATAATAATTTTAACAACAATTTTATAGATGTGCTTCATGATGAACTTACCAGGAGAGATGTTGAAACCATGTTGCCTGAGCAATCGAAATTGAAGTGCAGAAATGCACAAATCGTCGCAGTTTGAGTTTTGGTTATAAATTTGATCCAAAATCTCATCAATTTCTTTTTCAAAGTGGTAGGAGATGCCAAGACGTTCAATAATGTCAATCAAATTCAGTGTATCAGCCAATTTCATTCCAGTTGCTAACAGCATATTCCTCGTTTGTTCCTTCAATGCTTCAATCTCTTTAGCATACTTTTCTGCAACCTATTTATAA
The sequence above is drawn from the Nicotiana tabacum cultivar K326 chromosome 13, ASM71507v2, whole genome shotgun sequence genome and encodes:
- the LOC107769201 gene encoding 5-epi-aristolochene synthase-like isoform X2, which gives rise to MAAAAVGNYEEEIVRPVADFSPSLWGDQFLSFSIKNQVAEKYAKEIEALKEQTRNMLLATGMKLADTLNLIDIIERLGISYHFEKEIDEILDQIYNQNSNCDDLCISALQFRLLRQHGFNISPEIFSKFQDENGKFKESLASDVLGLLNLYEASHVRTHADDILEDALAFSTIHLESAAPHLKSPLREQVTHALEQCLHKGVPRVETRFFISSIYDKEQSKNNVLLRFAKLDFNLLQMLHKQELAQVSRWWKDLDFVTTLPYARDRVVECYFWALGVYFEPQYSQARVMLVKTISMISIVDDTFDAYGTVKELEAFTDAIQRWDINEIDRLPDYMKISYKAILDLYKDYEKELSSAGRSHIVCHAIERVEKSRGQSRGQIATGIECCMRDYGITTKEAMTKFQEMAEAAWKDLNEGLLRPTPVATEFLSRILNLARIVEVTYIHNLDGYTHPEKVLKPHINALLVDSIEI
- the LOC107769201 gene encoding 5-epi-aristolochene synthase-like isoform X1 gives rise to the protein MAAAAVGNYEEEIVRPVADFSPSLWGDQFLSFSIKNQVAEKYAKEIEALKEQTRNMLLATGMKLADTLNLIDIIERLGISYHFEKEIDEILDQIYNQNSNCDDLCISALQFRLLRQHGFNISPEIFSKFQDENGKFKESLASDVLGLLNLYEASHVRTHADDILEDALAFSTIHLESAAPHLKSPLREQVTHALEQCLHKGVPRVETRFFISSIYDKEQSKNNVLLRFAKLDFNLLQMLHKQELAQVSRWWKDLDFVTTLPYARDRVVECYFWALGVYFEPQYSQARVMLVKTISMISIVDDTFDAYGTVKELEAFTDAIQRWDINEIDRLPDYMKISYKAILDLYKDYEKELSSAGRSHIVCHAIERMKEVVRNYNVESTWFIEGYMPPVSEYLSNALATTTYYYLATTSYLGMKSVTEQDFEWLSKNPKILEASVIICRVIDDTATYEVEKSRGQSRGQIATGIECCMRDYGITTKEAMTKFQEMAEAAWKDLNEGLLRPTPVATEFLSRILNLARIVEVTYIHNLDGYTHPEKVLKPHINALLVDSIEI